Proteins encoded together in one Phyllostomus discolor isolate MPI-MPIP mPhyDis1 chromosome 6, mPhyDis1.pri.v3, whole genome shotgun sequence window:
- the SF1 gene encoding splicing factor 1 isoform X3, which translates to MATGANATPLGKLGSPGLPSIPRPKGGFEPGPSPAPGPGAGLLVPGPPPTPPAGSVRALTAAFPFAALPPPPPPPPPPPPPPPPPPPSPGSSYPPSQPPPPPPLYQRVSPPPLPPPQPPRQDQQPGPAGGGGDFPSKKRKRSRWNQDTMEQKTVIPGMPTVIPPGLTREQERAYIVQLQIEDLTRKLRTGDLGIPPNPEDRSPSPEPIYNSEGKRLNTREFRTRKKLEEERHNLITEMVALNPDFKPPADYKPPATRVSDKVMIPQDEYPEINFVGLLIGPRGNTLKNIEKECNAKIMIRGKGSVKEGKVGRKDGQMLPGEDEPLHALVTANTMENVKKAVEQIRNILKQGIETPEDQNDLRKMQLRELARLNGTLREDDNRILRPWQSSETRSITNTTVCTKCGGAGHIASDCKFQRPGDPQSAQDKARMDKEYLSLMAELGEAPVPASVGSSSGPASTPLASAPRPAAPANNPPPPSLMSTTQSRPPWMNSGPSESRPYHGMHGGGPGGPGGGPHSFPHPLPSLAGGHGGHPMQHNPNGPPPPWMQPPPPPMNQGPHPPGHHGPPPMDQYLGSTPVGSGVYRLHQGKGMMPPPPMGMMPPPPPPPSGQPPPPPSGPLPPWQQQQQQPPPPPPPSSSMASSTPLPWQQRSLPAAAMARAMRVRTFRAHW; encoded by the exons ATGGCGACCGGAGCGAACGCCACGCCGCTGGGTAAGCTGGGCTCCCCGGGCCTTCCATCCATTCCCAGGCCCAAAGGGGGCTTCGAGCCTGGGCCATCTCctgcccccgggcctggggcgggACTTCTGGTGCCCGGGCCGCCGCCTACCCCGCCCGCCGGCTCTGTGAGGGCCCTCACCGCGGCCTTCCCCTTCGCGGCgctgccgcctcctcctcctcctcctcctccgccgccgccccCTCCGCCGCCTCCACCGCCCTCCCCGGGCTCCTCGTACCCGCCGTCGCAGCCGCCCCCTCCGCCGCCGCTCTACCAGCGCGTgtcgccgccgccgctgccgccaccCCAGCCGCCGCGTCAGGATCAGCAGCCGGGTCCGGCCGGCGGCGGAGGAG ACTTCCCAAGTAAGAAGCGGAAGAGAAGCCGCTGGAACCAAGACACAATGGAACAGAAGACAGTGATTCCAGGAATGCCTACAGTCATCCCCCCCGGACTTACTCGGGAACAAGAAAGAGCTTATATAG TGCAACTGCAGATAGAAGACCTGACTCGTAAACTGCGCACAGGAGACCTGGGCATCCCCCCTAACCCTGAGGACAG GTCCCCTTCCCCTGAGCCCATCTACAATAGTGAGGGGAAGAGGCTTAACACACGTGAGTTCCGCACCCGCAAAAAGCTGGAAGAGGAGCGGCATAACCTCATCACAGAGATGGTTGCTCTCAACCCTGATTTCAAGCCACCCGCCGATTACAA ACCTCCAGCAACACGTGTGAGTGATAAAGTCATGATTCCACAAGATGAGTATCCAGAAATCAACTTTGTGGGGCTGCTAATTGGGCCTAG AGGGAACACGCTGAAGAACATAGAGAAGGAGTGTAATGCCAAGATTATGATCCGGGGGAAAGGGTCTGTGAAAGAAGGGAAAGTTGGGCGCAAAGATGGCCAGATGTTGCCAGGAGAAGATGAGCCACTTCATGCCCTGGTTACTGCCAATACCATGGAGAATGTGAAGAAAGCAGTAGAACAG ATAAGAAACATTCTGAAGCAGGGTATTGAGACCCCCGAGGACCAGAATGATCTACGGAAGATGCAGCTTCGGGAGTTGGCTCGCTTGAATGGGACCCTTCGGGAAGATGATAACAG gaTCTTAAGACCCTGGCAGAGCTCAGAGACCCGCAGCATTACCAATACCACAGTGTGTACCAAGTGCGGAGGGGCTGGCCACATTGCTTCTGATTGCAAATTCCAAAG GCCCGGTGACCCCCAATCAGCTCAGGATAAAGCACGGATGGATAAAGAATATTTGTCCCTTATGGCTGAACTGGGTGAAGCACCCGTGCCCGCATCTGTGGGCTCCAGCTCCGGGCCTGCCAGCACACCTCTGGCCAGTGCGCCTCGGCCTGCTGCTCCAGCCAACAACCCACCTCCACCG TCTCTCATGTCCACCACCCAGAGCCGCCCACCCTGGATGAATTCTGGCCCTTCAGAAAGTCGGCCCTACCATGGCATGCATGGAGGTGGTCCTGGTGGGCCTGGAGGTGGCCCCCACAGCTTCCCACACCCATTACCCAGCCTGGCAGGTGGCCATGGTGGACATCCCATGCAGCACAACCCTAAtggacccccacccccttggaTGCAGCCACCGCCACCACCGATGAACCAGGGCCCCCACCCACCTGGGCACCATGGCCCTCCTCCAATGG ATCAGTACCTGGGAAGTACGCCTGTGGGCTCTGGGGTTTATCGCCTGCATCAAGGAAAAG GTATGATGCCGCCGCCGCCTATGGGCATgatgccgccgccgccgccaccgcccagtgggcagcccccacccccgccctctggTCCTCTTCCCCCatggcaacagcagcagcagcagcctccaccGCCCCCTCCGCCCAGCAGCAGTATGGCTTCCAGTACCCCCTTGCCATGGCAGCAAA GATCCCTCCCCGCAGCGGCGATGGCCCGAGCCATGAGAGTGAGGACTTTCCGCGCCCATTGGTGA
- the SF1 gene encoding splicing factor 1 isoform X10 has product MATGANATPLDFPSKKRKRSRWNQDTMEQKTVIPGMPTVIPPGLTREQERAYIVQLQIEDLTRKLRTGDLGIPPNPEDRSPSPEPIYNSEGKRLNTREFRTRKKLEEERHNLITEMVALNPDFKPPADYKPPATRVSDKVMIPQDEYPEINFVGLLIGPRGNTLKNIEKECNAKIMIRGKGSVKEGKVGRKDGQMLPGEDEPLHALVTANTMENVKKAVEQIRNILKQGIETPEDQNDLRKMQLRELARLNGTLREDDNRILRPWQSSETRSITNTTVCTKCGGAGHIASDCKFQRPGDPQSAQDKARMDKEYLSLMAELGEAPVPASVGSSSGPASTPLASAPRPAAPANNPPPPSLMSTTQSRPPWMNSGPSESRPYHGMHGGGPGGPGGGPHSFPHPLPSLAGGHGGHPMQHNPNGPPPPWMQPPPPPMNQGPHPPGHHGPPPMDQYLGSTPVGSGVYRLHQGKGMMPPPPMGMMPPPPPPPSGQPPPPPSGPLPPWQQQQQQPPPPPPPSSSMASSTPLPWQQRSLPAAAMARAMRVRTFRAHW; this is encoded by the exons ATGGCGACCGGAGCGAACGCCACGCCGCTGG ACTTCCCAAGTAAGAAGCGGAAGAGAAGCCGCTGGAACCAAGACACAATGGAACAGAAGACAGTGATTCCAGGAATGCCTACAGTCATCCCCCCCGGACTTACTCGGGAACAAGAAAGAGCTTATATAG TGCAACTGCAGATAGAAGACCTGACTCGTAAACTGCGCACAGGAGACCTGGGCATCCCCCCTAACCCTGAGGACAG GTCCCCTTCCCCTGAGCCCATCTACAATAGTGAGGGGAAGAGGCTTAACACACGTGAGTTCCGCACCCGCAAAAAGCTGGAAGAGGAGCGGCATAACCTCATCACAGAGATGGTTGCTCTCAACCCTGATTTCAAGCCACCCGCCGATTACAA ACCTCCAGCAACACGTGTGAGTGATAAAGTCATGATTCCACAAGATGAGTATCCAGAAATCAACTTTGTGGGGCTGCTAATTGGGCCTAG AGGGAACACGCTGAAGAACATAGAGAAGGAGTGTAATGCCAAGATTATGATCCGGGGGAAAGGGTCTGTGAAAGAAGGGAAAGTTGGGCGCAAAGATGGCCAGATGTTGCCAGGAGAAGATGAGCCACTTCATGCCCTGGTTACTGCCAATACCATGGAGAATGTGAAGAAAGCAGTAGAACAG ATAAGAAACATTCTGAAGCAGGGTATTGAGACCCCCGAGGACCAGAATGATCTACGGAAGATGCAGCTTCGGGAGTTGGCTCGCTTGAATGGGACCCTTCGGGAAGATGATAACAG gaTCTTAAGACCCTGGCAGAGCTCAGAGACCCGCAGCATTACCAATACCACAGTGTGTACCAAGTGCGGAGGGGCTGGCCACATTGCTTCTGATTGCAAATTCCAAAG GCCCGGTGACCCCCAATCAGCTCAGGATAAAGCACGGATGGATAAAGAATATTTGTCCCTTATGGCTGAACTGGGTGAAGCACCCGTGCCCGCATCTGTGGGCTCCAGCTCCGGGCCTGCCAGCACACCTCTGGCCAGTGCGCCTCGGCCTGCTGCTCCAGCCAACAACCCACCTCCACCG TCTCTCATGTCCACCACCCAGAGCCGCCCACCCTGGATGAATTCTGGCCCTTCAGAAAGTCGGCCCTACCATGGCATGCATGGAGGTGGTCCTGGTGGGCCTGGAGGTGGCCCCCACAGCTTCCCACACCCATTACCCAGCCTGGCAGGTGGCCATGGTGGACATCCCATGCAGCACAACCCTAAtggacccccacccccttggaTGCAGCCACCGCCACCACCGATGAACCAGGGCCCCCACCCACCTGGGCACCATGGCCCTCCTCCAATGG ATCAGTACCTGGGAAGTACGCCTGTGGGCTCTGGGGTTTATCGCCTGCATCAAGGAAAAG GTATGATGCCGCCGCCGCCTATGGGCATgatgccgccgccgccgccaccgcccagtgggcagcccccacccccgccctctggTCCTCTTCCCCCatggcaacagcagcagcagcagcctccaccGCCCCCTCCGCCCAGCAGCAGTATGGCTTCCAGTACCCCCTTGCCATGGCAGCAAA GATCCCTCCCCGCAGCGGCGATGGCCCGAGCCATGAGAGTGAGGACTTTCCGCGCCCATTGGTGA
- the SF1 gene encoding splicing factor 1 isoform X1 encodes MATGANATPLGKLGSPGLPSIPRPKGGFEPGPSPAPGPGAGLLVPGPPPTPPAGSVRALTAAFPFAALPPPPPPPPPPPPPPPPPPPSPGSSYPPSQPPPPPPLYQRVSPPPLPPPQPPRQDQQPGPAGGGGDFPSKKRKRSRWNQDTMEQKTVIPGMPTVIPPGLTREQERAYIVQLQIEDLTRKLRTGDLGIPPNPEDRSPSPEPIYNSEGKRLNTREFRTRKKLEEERHNLITEMVALNPDFKPPADYKPPATRVSDKVMIPQDEYPEINFVGLLIGPRGNTLKNIEKECNAKIMIRGKGSVKEGKVGRKDGQMLPGEDEPLHALVTANTMENVKKAVEQIRNILKQGIETPEDQNDLRKMQLRELARLNGTLREDDNRILRPWQSSETRSITNTTVCTKCGGAGHIASDCKFQRPGDPQSAQDKARMDKEYLSLMAELGEAPVPASVGSSSGPASTPLASAPRPAAPANNPPPPSLMSTTQSRPPWMNSGPSESRPYHGMHGGGPGGPGGGPHSFPHPLPSLAGGHGGHPMQHNPNGPPPPWMQPPPPPMNQGPHPPGHHGPPPMDQYLGSTPVGSGVYRLHQGKGMMPPPPMGMMPPPPPPPSGQPPPPPSGPLPPWQQQQQQPPPPPPPSSSMASSTPLPWQQNTTTTTTSAGTGSIPPWQQQQAAAAASPGAPQMQGNPTMVPLPPGVQPPLPPGAPPPPPPPPPGSAGMMYAPPPPPPPPMDPSNFVTMMGMGVAGMPPFGMPPAPPPPPPQN; translated from the exons ATGGCGACCGGAGCGAACGCCACGCCGCTGGGTAAGCTGGGCTCCCCGGGCCTTCCATCCATTCCCAGGCCCAAAGGGGGCTTCGAGCCTGGGCCATCTCctgcccccgggcctggggcgggACTTCTGGTGCCCGGGCCGCCGCCTACCCCGCCCGCCGGCTCTGTGAGGGCCCTCACCGCGGCCTTCCCCTTCGCGGCgctgccgcctcctcctcctcctcctcctccgccgccgccccCTCCGCCGCCTCCACCGCCCTCCCCGGGCTCCTCGTACCCGCCGTCGCAGCCGCCCCCTCCGCCGCCGCTCTACCAGCGCGTgtcgccgccgccgctgccgccaccCCAGCCGCCGCGTCAGGATCAGCAGCCGGGTCCGGCCGGCGGCGGAGGAG ACTTCCCAAGTAAGAAGCGGAAGAGAAGCCGCTGGAACCAAGACACAATGGAACAGAAGACAGTGATTCCAGGAATGCCTACAGTCATCCCCCCCGGACTTACTCGGGAACAAGAAAGAGCTTATATAG TGCAACTGCAGATAGAAGACCTGACTCGTAAACTGCGCACAGGAGACCTGGGCATCCCCCCTAACCCTGAGGACAG GTCCCCTTCCCCTGAGCCCATCTACAATAGTGAGGGGAAGAGGCTTAACACACGTGAGTTCCGCACCCGCAAAAAGCTGGAAGAGGAGCGGCATAACCTCATCACAGAGATGGTTGCTCTCAACCCTGATTTCAAGCCACCCGCCGATTACAA ACCTCCAGCAACACGTGTGAGTGATAAAGTCATGATTCCACAAGATGAGTATCCAGAAATCAACTTTGTGGGGCTGCTAATTGGGCCTAG AGGGAACACGCTGAAGAACATAGAGAAGGAGTGTAATGCCAAGATTATGATCCGGGGGAAAGGGTCTGTGAAAGAAGGGAAAGTTGGGCGCAAAGATGGCCAGATGTTGCCAGGAGAAGATGAGCCACTTCATGCCCTGGTTACTGCCAATACCATGGAGAATGTGAAGAAAGCAGTAGAACAG ATAAGAAACATTCTGAAGCAGGGTATTGAGACCCCCGAGGACCAGAATGATCTACGGAAGATGCAGCTTCGGGAGTTGGCTCGCTTGAATGGGACCCTTCGGGAAGATGATAACAG gaTCTTAAGACCCTGGCAGAGCTCAGAGACCCGCAGCATTACCAATACCACAGTGTGTACCAAGTGCGGAGGGGCTGGCCACATTGCTTCTGATTGCAAATTCCAAAG GCCCGGTGACCCCCAATCAGCTCAGGATAAAGCACGGATGGATAAAGAATATTTGTCCCTTATGGCTGAACTGGGTGAAGCACCCGTGCCCGCATCTGTGGGCTCCAGCTCCGGGCCTGCCAGCACACCTCTGGCCAGTGCGCCTCGGCCTGCTGCTCCAGCCAACAACCCACCTCCACCG TCTCTCATGTCCACCACCCAGAGCCGCCCACCCTGGATGAATTCTGGCCCTTCAGAAAGTCGGCCCTACCATGGCATGCATGGAGGTGGTCCTGGTGGGCCTGGAGGTGGCCCCCACAGCTTCCCACACCCATTACCCAGCCTGGCAGGTGGCCATGGTGGACATCCCATGCAGCACAACCCTAAtggacccccacccccttggaTGCAGCCACCGCCACCACCGATGAACCAGGGCCCCCACCCACCTGGGCACCATGGCCCTCCTCCAATGG ATCAGTACCTGGGAAGTACGCCTGTGGGCTCTGGGGTTTATCGCCTGCATCAAGGAAAAG GTATGATGCCGCCGCCGCCTATGGGCATgatgccgccgccgccgccaccgcccagtgggcagcccccacccccgccctctggTCCTCTTCCCCCatggcaacagcagcagcagcagcctccaccGCCCCCTCCGCCCAGCAGCAGTATGGCTTCCAGTACCCCCTTGCCATGGCAGCAAA ATACGACGACTACCACCACGAGCGCTGGCACAGGGTCCATCCCGCCATGGCAACAGCAGCAGGCGGCTGCCGCAGCTTCTCCAGGAGCCCCTCAGATGCAAGGCAACCCCACTATGgtgcccctgccccccggggTCCAGCCGCCTCTGCcgcccggggcccctccccctccgccgcCTCCGCCACCTGGTTCCGCCGGCATGATGTATGCCCCACCCCCCCCTCCTCCGCCTCCCATGGACCCTTCTAACTTTGTCACCATGATGGGCATGGGGGTGGCGGGCATGCCGCCCTTCGGGATGCCTCCAGCTCCCCCACCGCCTCCACCACAGAACTAG
- the SF1 gene encoding splicing factor 1 isoform X11, which produces MVALNPDFKPPADYKPPATRVSDKVMIPQDEYPEINFVGLLIGPRGNTLKNIEKECNAKIMIRGKGSVKEGKVGRKDGQMLPGEDEPLHALVTANTMENVKKAVEQIRNILKQGIETPEDQNDLRKMQLRELARLNGTLREDDNRILRPWQSSETRSITNTTVCTKCGGAGHIASDCKFQRPGDPQSAQDKARMDKEYLSLMAELGEAPVPASVGSSSGPASTPLASAPRPAAPANNPPPPSLMSTTQSRPPWMNSGPSESRPYHGMHGGGPGGPGGGPHSFPHPLPSLAGGHGGHPMQHNPNGPPPPWMQPPPPPMNQGPHPPGHHGPPPMDQYLGSTPVGSGVYRLHQGKGMMPPPPMGMMPPPPPPPSGQPPPPPSGPLPPWQQQQQQPPPPPPPSSSMASSTPLPWQQRSLPAAAMARAMRVRTFRAHW; this is translated from the exons ATGGTTGCTCTCAACCCTGATTTCAAGCCACCCGCCGATTACAA ACCTCCAGCAACACGTGTGAGTGATAAAGTCATGATTCCACAAGATGAGTATCCAGAAATCAACTTTGTGGGGCTGCTAATTGGGCCTAG AGGGAACACGCTGAAGAACATAGAGAAGGAGTGTAATGCCAAGATTATGATCCGGGGGAAAGGGTCTGTGAAAGAAGGGAAAGTTGGGCGCAAAGATGGCCAGATGTTGCCAGGAGAAGATGAGCCACTTCATGCCCTGGTTACTGCCAATACCATGGAGAATGTGAAGAAAGCAGTAGAACAG ATAAGAAACATTCTGAAGCAGGGTATTGAGACCCCCGAGGACCAGAATGATCTACGGAAGATGCAGCTTCGGGAGTTGGCTCGCTTGAATGGGACCCTTCGGGAAGATGATAACAG gaTCTTAAGACCCTGGCAGAGCTCAGAGACCCGCAGCATTACCAATACCACAGTGTGTACCAAGTGCGGAGGGGCTGGCCACATTGCTTCTGATTGCAAATTCCAAAG GCCCGGTGACCCCCAATCAGCTCAGGATAAAGCACGGATGGATAAAGAATATTTGTCCCTTATGGCTGAACTGGGTGAAGCACCCGTGCCCGCATCTGTGGGCTCCAGCTCCGGGCCTGCCAGCACACCTCTGGCCAGTGCGCCTCGGCCTGCTGCTCCAGCCAACAACCCACCTCCACCG TCTCTCATGTCCACCACCCAGAGCCGCCCACCCTGGATGAATTCTGGCCCTTCAGAAAGTCGGCCCTACCATGGCATGCATGGAGGTGGTCCTGGTGGGCCTGGAGGTGGCCCCCACAGCTTCCCACACCCATTACCCAGCCTGGCAGGTGGCCATGGTGGACATCCCATGCAGCACAACCCTAAtggacccccacccccttggaTGCAGCCACCGCCACCACCGATGAACCAGGGCCCCCACCCACCTGGGCACCATGGCCCTCCTCCAATGG ATCAGTACCTGGGAAGTACGCCTGTGGGCTCTGGGGTTTATCGCCTGCATCAAGGAAAAG GTATGATGCCGCCGCCGCCTATGGGCATgatgccgccgccgccgccaccgcccagtgggcagcccccacccccgccctctggTCCTCTTCCCCCatggcaacagcagcagcagcagcctccaccGCCCCCTCCGCCCAGCAGCAGTATGGCTTCCAGTACCCCCTTGCCATGGCAGCAAA GATCCCTCCCCGCAGCGGCGATGGCCCGAGCCATGAGAGTGAGGACTTTCCGCGCCCATTGGTGA
- the SF1 gene encoding splicing factor 1 isoform X4, with protein sequence MATGANATPLDFPSKKRKRSRWNQDTMEQKTVIPGMPTVIPPGLTREQERAYIVQLQIEDLTRKLRTGDLGIPPNPEDRSPSPEPIYNSEGKRLNTREFRTRKKLEEERHNLITEMVALNPDFKPPADYKPPATRVSDKVMIPQDEYPEINFVGLLIGPRGNTLKNIEKECNAKIMIRGKGSVKEGKVGRKDGQMLPGEDEPLHALVTANTMENVKKAVEQIRNILKQGIETPEDQNDLRKMQLRELARLNGTLREDDNRILRPWQSSETRSITNTTVCTKCGGAGHIASDCKFQRPGDPQSAQDKARMDKEYLSLMAELGEAPVPASVGSSSGPASTPLASAPRPAAPANNPPPPSLMSTTQSRPPWMNSGPSESRPYHGMHGGGPGGPGGGPHSFPHPLPSLAGGHGGHPMQHNPNGPPPPWMQPPPPPMNQGPHPPGHHGPPPMDQYLGSTPVGSGVYRLHQGKGMMPPPPMGMMPPPPPPPSGQPPPPPSGPLPPWQQQQQQPPPPPPPSSSMASSTPLPWQQNTTTTTTSAGTGSIPPWQQQQAAAAASPGAPQMQGNPTMVPLPPGVQPPLPPGAPPPPPPPPPGSAGMMYAPPPPPPPPMDPSNFVTMMGMGVAGMPPFGMPPAPPPPPPQN encoded by the exons ATGGCGACCGGAGCGAACGCCACGCCGCTGG ACTTCCCAAGTAAGAAGCGGAAGAGAAGCCGCTGGAACCAAGACACAATGGAACAGAAGACAGTGATTCCAGGAATGCCTACAGTCATCCCCCCCGGACTTACTCGGGAACAAGAAAGAGCTTATATAG TGCAACTGCAGATAGAAGACCTGACTCGTAAACTGCGCACAGGAGACCTGGGCATCCCCCCTAACCCTGAGGACAG GTCCCCTTCCCCTGAGCCCATCTACAATAGTGAGGGGAAGAGGCTTAACACACGTGAGTTCCGCACCCGCAAAAAGCTGGAAGAGGAGCGGCATAACCTCATCACAGAGATGGTTGCTCTCAACCCTGATTTCAAGCCACCCGCCGATTACAA ACCTCCAGCAACACGTGTGAGTGATAAAGTCATGATTCCACAAGATGAGTATCCAGAAATCAACTTTGTGGGGCTGCTAATTGGGCCTAG AGGGAACACGCTGAAGAACATAGAGAAGGAGTGTAATGCCAAGATTATGATCCGGGGGAAAGGGTCTGTGAAAGAAGGGAAAGTTGGGCGCAAAGATGGCCAGATGTTGCCAGGAGAAGATGAGCCACTTCATGCCCTGGTTACTGCCAATACCATGGAGAATGTGAAGAAAGCAGTAGAACAG ATAAGAAACATTCTGAAGCAGGGTATTGAGACCCCCGAGGACCAGAATGATCTACGGAAGATGCAGCTTCGGGAGTTGGCTCGCTTGAATGGGACCCTTCGGGAAGATGATAACAG gaTCTTAAGACCCTGGCAGAGCTCAGAGACCCGCAGCATTACCAATACCACAGTGTGTACCAAGTGCGGAGGGGCTGGCCACATTGCTTCTGATTGCAAATTCCAAAG GCCCGGTGACCCCCAATCAGCTCAGGATAAAGCACGGATGGATAAAGAATATTTGTCCCTTATGGCTGAACTGGGTGAAGCACCCGTGCCCGCATCTGTGGGCTCCAGCTCCGGGCCTGCCAGCACACCTCTGGCCAGTGCGCCTCGGCCTGCTGCTCCAGCCAACAACCCACCTCCACCG TCTCTCATGTCCACCACCCAGAGCCGCCCACCCTGGATGAATTCTGGCCCTTCAGAAAGTCGGCCCTACCATGGCATGCATGGAGGTGGTCCTGGTGGGCCTGGAGGTGGCCCCCACAGCTTCCCACACCCATTACCCAGCCTGGCAGGTGGCCATGGTGGACATCCCATGCAGCACAACCCTAAtggacccccacccccttggaTGCAGCCACCGCCACCACCGATGAACCAGGGCCCCCACCCACCTGGGCACCATGGCCCTCCTCCAATGG ATCAGTACCTGGGAAGTACGCCTGTGGGCTCTGGGGTTTATCGCCTGCATCAAGGAAAAG GTATGATGCCGCCGCCGCCTATGGGCATgatgccgccgccgccgccaccgcccagtgggcagcccccacccccgccctctggTCCTCTTCCCCCatggcaacagcagcagcagcagcctccaccGCCCCCTCCGCCCAGCAGCAGTATGGCTTCCAGTACCCCCTTGCCATGGCAGCAAA ATACGACGACTACCACCACGAGCGCTGGCACAGGGTCCATCCCGCCATGGCAACAGCAGCAGGCGGCTGCCGCAGCTTCTCCAGGAGCCCCTCAGATGCAAGGCAACCCCACTATGgtgcccctgccccccggggTCCAGCCGCCTCTGCcgcccggggcccctccccctccgccgcCTCCGCCACCTGGTTCCGCCGGCATGATGTATGCCCCACCCCCCCCTCCTCCGCCTCCCATGGACCCTTCTAACTTTGTCACCATGATGGGCATGGGGGTGGCGGGCATGCCGCCCTTCGGGATGCCTCCAGCTCCCCCACCGCCTCCACCACAGAACTAG